The region TTTGGCATAGATTTAACCAGTTTATAATTGTTGTTTATTGATGATAACAAAGGCTAGATTAACAAAGGCTAGATTAACTTGATCGAATAAGCGATTAATCTATAATAGGCCAAAATTTTTACAGAATAAGCACCATGGATATCCATAAACAGTACGATGTGATTGTGGTCGGCGGCGGCCATGCCGGCACAGAAGCCGCTTTAGCTGCAGCGCGTAGTGGCGCAGCCACCCTATTGCTTACACACAATATCGAAACCATCGGCCAGATGTCCTGCAATCCTTCGATTGGTGGTATCGGTAAAGGCCATTTGGTCAAAGAGGTGGATGCACTCGGTGGCATTATGGCACGAGCAAGTGATTTGGGTGGGATTCAATTTCGCACCTTAAACGCGAGCAAAGGCCCCGCTGTAAGGGCCACACGTGCCCAGGCGGATCGTAACCTTTATAAGCAGGCCGTTCGTCATGCGGTTGAAAACCAAACGAATCTCAGTCTTTTTCAGCAGGGTGTTGATGACCTAATCATTGAGCATGATTGTGTTACCGGTGTGGTGACCAATATGGGTTTAAGCTTTAAAGCTAAAACGGTCGTAATGACCACCGGTACGTTTTTAGGCGGCACCCTACACGTTGGCGATAAAACATCCATTGGCGGACGCGCGGGTGACCAAGCCGCAACAACGCTAGCTAAAAAACTGCGAGAGCGCCCTTTTCGCATTGCGCGTTTGAAAACAGGCACGCCACCACGTATCGATGGCCGAACCTTAGATTACAGTAAAATGCAGGTTCAACCGGGTGATACGCCGACGCCGGTGTTTTCGTTTATGAGCTGCCGTGAAGAACATCCACAACAAGTGCCTTGCCATATCACGACCACCACGGAAAAAACCAAAGAGATCATTGAGAAAAACATCCATCGTTCAGCGATGTATTCTGGTCATATTGAAGGTATTGGGCCACGCTATTGCCCCTCGATCGAAGATAAAATCGTGCGTTTTAGTGACAAAGCCACACATCAAATATTTGTTGAGCCTGAAGGTTTAGATGTCTTTGAAATTTACCCTAATGGCATTTCAACCAGTCTACCGTTCGATGTACAATTGGATTTTGTGCGCTCAATTGTGGGTTTTGAACACGCGCACATCACACGCCCGGGTTATGCAATTGAATACGACTTTTTTGACCCGCGTGATTTAAAACAGAGCCTTGAAACCAAGCTCGTGGAAAATTTATTTTTCGCCGGCCAAATTAATGGCACAACAGGCTATGAAGAAGCGGCCGCACAAGGCTTGATTGCCGGGCTAAATGCCGCCAGAAAAGCGCAAGAGAAAGAAGCATGGACGCCAAGGCGAGATGAAGCCTATATGGGTGTATTGATTGATGATTTGATCACTAACGGCACGATGGAACCTTATCGTATGTTCACCTCGCGCGCAGAGTACCGTTTATTACTGCGAGAAGACAACGCGGATTTACGCTTGACCGCAAAAGGCTACGAGCTTGGCTTAATTGATGAAGTTCGCTGGCAAGCTTTTGGTGAAAAATGTGAGGCCATTGAAAAGGAATGTGAGCGATTGAAAAGCACCTGGATTGTGCCAGGCAAGGAACAGGCTAAAAAAGCTGAAGCGATTTTAGGTCAAGCGTTAACACGCGAATACACCTTAGAAGATTTGTTGCGTCGGCCCGAAGTGAGTTACGAACAGATTCGCACGATTATCGATAGCGACATTATTCACGATGAAAAAGTGGCTGAGCAAGTCGAAATTCAAGCAAAGTATGCCGGTTATATCGATCGCATGCACGATGAAATTGCCCGCACCATAAAAAATGAACACACAAAAATTCCAGCTCACTTTGACTACT is a window of Gammaproteobacteria bacterium CG11_big_fil_rev_8_21_14_0_20_46_22 DNA encoding:
- a CDS encoding tRNA uridine-5-carboxymethylaminomethyl(34) synthesis enzyme MnmG, with the protein product MDIHKQYDVIVVGGGHAGTEAALAAARSGAATLLLTHNIETIGQMSCNPSIGGIGKGHLVKEVDALGGIMARASDLGGIQFRTLNASKGPAVRATRAQADRNLYKQAVRHAVENQTNLSLFQQGVDDLIIEHDCVTGVVTNMGLSFKAKTVVMTTGTFLGGTLHVGDKTSIGGRAGDQAATTLAKKLRERPFRIARLKTGTPPRIDGRTLDYSKMQVQPGDTPTPVFSFMSCREEHPQQVPCHITTTTEKTKEIIEKNIHRSAMYSGHIEGIGPRYCPSIEDKIVRFSDKATHQIFVEPEGLDVFEIYPNGISTSLPFDVQLDFVRSIVGFEHAHITRPGYAIEYDFFDPRDLKQSLETKLVENLFFAGQINGTTGYEEAAAQGLIAGLNAARKAQEKEAWTPRRDEAYMGVLIDDLITNGTMEPYRMFTSRAEYRLLLREDNADLRLTAKGYELGLIDEVRWQAFGEKCEAIEKECERLKSTWIVPGKEQAKKAEAILGQALTREYTLEDLLRRPEVSYEQIRTIIDSDIIHDEKVAEQVEIQAKYAGYIDRMHDEIARTIKNEHTKIPAHFDYSAISGLSAEITQKLKQAKPETIGQASRISGVTPAAISLILVMLKKQSR